Below is a genomic region from Gadus morhua chromosome 4, gadMor3.0, whole genome shotgun sequence.
ACCACATGTATGATGTTAACAGTTATACTCACGCTTACTTAACATGACCTCCAACAGGGCTTAGGTTTACATGCAATAGGGCCTCTTCTAACATGGTTTCCTCAGAAACCCAGTCTCCAAATGCCACGCAATGTAAGCCGAAGCAGGGTTTGGATTGTTATTGATGTTGCAAGGGCAattgttttattaatttaacctttattttaacCCAATATTTTCAGAAAGCAATTCATTCAAATAAGATTCACATTGGGTTAGCACCACATGGGTAGTAGTCATGTAGGAGAATGCTTACCGAGTCATACATCTCatcgtcgtcttcctcctcttcctcaacatCTTCGTAGAGACAGTCGCACCCCATGACTCTCCCAGGATCGATCAGCTCCTCTCCTTCGGCGTCATCACAGCCCACAAAAAATCGTGGATGTTCCAGGTTGTCAGGGGGCTCCGCTCCTGAGGACATGGCTCTCTCTCCAACACCAAATCCCCAATTTATTGCACTTCTCACAAATCCTCACATcgacatggcctctggttctcTCTTGCCATGGACCAAAAGGCTCTACCTTTGTCTTACTCACTAaagtaaaaaaaggaaaagatttAAAGTCGATTACAAGGGGTTGAATCACTAGGTTCAGACCTGAGGTTCACTCTGGTCTTTCATTAAATTATCGAGAAGAGTTACAGAGAAAGCATTGTGCGATATTTGCGTTCTTCCTTTAACCAGGAGTTTCATCGAGACAAACAACTATTATGCACTGCAGAATGGCTCGCTCATCATCATCGATTCTGATACATCATAAATCGTACATAGTTGATGTTGATGACATTTATAATGAGCTTTGACTGGCAAGATGCTCATAGGACTATCCTAGGGTAATGTCAAGTTGACATTTTTGATTATAGCTGCCACTTCCTTCAGAATAACACACGTGGTTAAATTTAAAATCAAAGTAAGAGGGATGAATACTATGAATATAGAATAAAGTCTTACCTTTGGATTGAATACTGAGACCAACATATGTTAGAGTTTGTTGGTTTGTCGATTGATTGTATACTGGCTATGCTAGCTAACGTTAACGTTGTTGATGTTCACAGTTGCATAAGTTGAACAGATGACTTAGAGCAATATCAAGATACGACCCGATATGTTCTTTGCTAAAATTTGCGACCAAGCATATGCTTTGGTTTAAAAAATAGAATAGCAATTGCTCCGGTTTTTCGATAGGTATCAAATCCAGTGCTTGTACGAcatgtcttcctctcctccacggATTAGTAATTGTTGTGACAAGCTAGGTACAATCCAAATTGAGCTTCCGGGAATTTGTTTTTCAATTTTTCAAAGTAATGGGGCCGTCTTCTCTCTTATTAACACGCAATTCAGAAATGTTACATCCATTACCAATAtcgatcaatgtgtgtgtgtttgtgtgtgcgtgtgcgtgtgtgtgtgtgtgtgtgtgtgtgtgtgtgtgtgtgtgtgtgtgtgtgtgtgtgtgtgtgtgtgtgtgtgtgtgtgtgtgtgcgtgtgcgcgcgcgtgtgtgtgtaagcgtaaGTGTAAGTGCAagcttgtgtttgtgcgcgtgtgtatttttttaaggtgtTTTACTTTGAAAGTATTTACAGGAAGTCGTATAAAAAATAGAAAGCCAGTCCACTCGTCTGATGATAAACGTGCCATACACCGTCCGAAGACAAGAGGCGTGAACGTCGCGGTGTAGCTGCCAGCATACAGGTTTGTTATCGGTTTACCCGttatacaaagaaaataacccAGTGACGCTATTTATTAGATGACCAAAGTTGACAAAGAAACCGGCGTATAGCTACAATgcacaatatataatatatggtTACTGCCATCATATTAGATTGTGTCAAATCCATATCGCGTCCCCTCCATCCTTTCAATTGAAAAGATAATAGTGTGCTCGTTGACCTGTGCCTGCCTATTAAAGGGAATTGCCATTTTAAGGAACGGGATCTATTGTGCATTATTTTTTAGCAGTGTTGTTCTTTTGCATAGCCATCACAAACATGAACATCCATCGTCATAGTTGGCCTAAAGCATACAGCAGCCAACAGTGTGCATTGCTCTGATCAATTTTAGCAAGAgcttatatttattcattatttctgTGGGGTTTGTCGGTGATAATAAATATCTGTAAATGCCTAGAATGTGATACACCCTGACCGGAATGTAGGCCCTCCTACATATTATGTGATGAAACCAAATTACAGAAAAACAATAATTAATAAACCAATACTAAAATCCTTTATTCTCAGATGCAATTTACGCGATTACGATATTGCTCACGTATTACTTACGTTACAGGCCTAAGCATGCGCCGTGCTTTCTTACTTGCACAGGCCAGAGGGAGTGTATTCATTTAGAAGGCCTAGGCTGTTCAGTTCATCTCCTCAGTGGTATAATCTCAAATTCAGACTGATTGATTGAATATTAAGCGATGATTTTGTTAGTGTCATGCCTGAAAAATACAGATTAGAACCTGTATAAGACgaatgttttgtttgttaaatgtttatttattgtacTGAATATTATATAATCACCTTGTCAGAAAATATGCGGGCTTCTATGGTACCCAAAAAAAGCCTACGTTAAGCCAACACTTACTGCATGCATATGGTGTGTTGAAAAGAGCATTAAGTGATGTAAACGTTGCTTACTCTTCTGTTTACCCTGTCTCAAAAAAAGATAtgatatttttaattttattttagctAACTGGTTCGTTTTCATGTTGAATTTAACGATTACTTGATTCCACCAGTTTACCAGGAGGCACAAAATAAGAAATAGTAAACGAATAGTAATAACCGCAAAATCATGAATGTAACAGCACAAACTCTTAAAGGCTTAATTGTGTAATAGATTGCCTAAAAAATACAACTGTTTTAAGGTCTGACCTAGCCTCAGTCAGTTTGTATTACAAGGTTATCTTTGACACTTAACATCAAGGGGGGGAATCCGATTTCAAACATGGAGCGATGGTAAATGCTTATTACTATTACTCCAACCTTCAAAACGCGAGTGCCTCTCTATCTGCCTTTTCTCTTTCCAGTGAGGCGTTGTCTGTTCATTTAGAAATGGATATCGGTGGAGTATCAAGGAAACCAGTGCCTATCCTCTCTGCTGAAGAGGCCATAGCCACCTTTAACCCGGACGTGGACAGACCCCGCTGTTCCAGCACCCCTTGTTCCCCCATCAAAAGTACTCTTGGTGGATACCAGATTGTTCACATGGACTCTAACTTCCTGGTGGGCTTCACCACAGGTGAAGAGCTGTTGAAAATGGCCCAACACTGGTCCTCCAGCGCCCCGGACCAGAGCTCTCTGCCGGGCGTATCTCCTAGCTTTGTTTCGACCACTGGACCCAAAGCGAACGATTTGGGTATTCACCGGGGATCCCACATCCTTAAAGCCAAAAGCCGATCCTACCAGCCTTACGGCGTGCCCGCTGCTAATGGGCGGAGTCGGAGGCGTATGCCCAGCTCAGGTGACACCCTGCTCAGGTCCTTGACACAAGGGGAGTCTAGAAGGGGCCTTCATGGACCCTTACCCCTCTGTCTAATCAAAGGGAACAGGGCGCAGGCCAAGTCTCTAGACTACCTCAATCTAGATAAAATGAGTATTAAAGAGTCAACCGACACAGAGGTTCTCCAGTTCCAGCTTCAACACCTGACTCTGCGTGGAGAGTGCTTGTTCTCCAGAAACCAAACATGAAGCGACGTCAGAATGCCTTTTTAGGCACCATCTGCCCTTGCTAGGGATTTTGGTGCTTGCAGCTTTGTTTTTCCATGTTCATATGATAGGCGGGTTGTTAACGAGAtactatttaatatttaatattgttGATTTAAAAATTGAAAGGTGGAGGCTAGGCATGGAGATgcatattaagttaacactattCACAGTTGTGAGGAATAGGTTAGGGATAATATTTCGAAAACGAAGGATGGTTACAAAAATGTGAAGTATGTCAAAATTAGCAATAACTAGTTATATATTGATAATATTATGTTTGTACCGTAATATGAGTTAATTATGTGCAAATGAAAGAgatgatgtatgtgtgtgctgacAATGTTTCTATTAACACTGGTAAAAATGGATTATACAACTGTCACGTTTGCAGAATACTGTATCCTTTCCTCCACTTGATTGCACTTTGTTTGACACATATAATCCAAACAAAAAATATAGCACACTCTTTCCGTTTTCAAACAATCTAGCCTTATACCCCGAAACTATTTGTACGCTGTATGCAAGCATTGTGTAAAATCAACTTCTCGACAAAGTTTTCTCATTACCCTCCTGTCCAAGAAGAAACGTAGGCTTTATATTTACCTGTGACTGTTATTAGACTTGAGGTTATTTAAGACCAATCCTCTTTAGAGGATTTGCCAGGGTGAGGCTTAGTGTCTGGTAGTGCCTGAAACTGAACCTTACTATAGACAGACCTAGTCTCTTCTTTTACTAAAGTTATGATTGATACTCAGAAATAGTAACAGTGTTAGTGTAGGATTTGTTTTAGTTGCTGCCTAAAACTGTGCCTGGGGGTTGCCTATTtacaaaatgtatttacatCATTTCCATGTGTATGTGAAACTCGATCTCCAAAAACGTTAAGAAACTGCATTGTTGTGATCTTTCTTTCATACATTTTAGAAGGCTGTTGAAAGATATCCAAGGAGCATTATAATTTTGATAGGTGTTATTCTGTAAGGGGAAAACCAACTCAATTACTAAATGTCAAGCCATTACATTTACGAATGACATGTACCAAAATAACGAATAAAcccaaatattattatttattgttgttcACTTAATAATTTCAGGTTCCTTGTCCTATGAGGATTGGAATATCCTAGTTTTGTTATTTACAGCATATTTGAAGGCTTCTTCGGACCCAGAAAGGGATCTCATTAATCATATTAAAATGATTAAGAGCCAGAAAGGGATCTCATTAATCATGTTAAAATTGTTATCCTCCGTTCACAAGTAGAAATGAACCTGAAGCAGAATGAGATTTTCAATGACATTATGTAGTTGTATATATGTCATAAACATGTCATTCCAACAGCCATGGCCAAACGTGTGGTGCATGTCAACATAAAGACATCAAAaatatattcattttttttacggCACAAGAGATAAGCTAATGGATTGATGGTTCGCAGAGCAATAAAGAAAGTCACGGATAAGGTTGAGTCTGTGATAGCATCATaatataaccacacacacagacgaatgACATCAGAATTGGATCTCACACGTCCTCTTCAAAAGGCCTGAACTGCCTGAATTTTAATTGAGTGGCCGTATTTACAATTAATGCCATGAGGAGAGTTCAGTAATGTCCCTTGAACAATTATCATTAACTGTCCCATGAACTCTTTTGATTATCGGTGTAtgtgttacatttatatttcaGTCATTGAACAAGAATGACATAACTCCTTAACAAATATTGATTGAATATCTATTGATGTAACAAATAAAATTGTATTGTACAAATCATATCGGATTGTTCAATTCAGTTTAAGCCAAGGATAATTTCCGGACAGTATTTTCTAAAAAACCTGTCAACATTACTCAGAATCTTCCCACTGATATGCAGGCAGAACACTGTCTAGCCGTGGCCCTAGTATTCAAAATAAGCAAGCACACTCTATTGCCATTCATATTGCCGTACACAACACATTGGTTGACCTATCAAAAAAGCTATGGTACTGGCTGTGCAAATGTGCcacagctgaacacacacactattatctCACTAGAATTATCTTACAAACATTACAGCGTTGTTTAACTGAACTGAACTCAGCCGCATTCTAAAAATGTCAAAACGACCAAAACAGTCCTTGGAGCCACAGCGAAGAAATGATCCAGAGAGGGTTTTAGACGTCTAGAAACAGGCAGCACATTCAAGGGTTTACATAAGCACATCTAGGATTTAATATGCTGTTTCAATTTTGAGCAGTTATTACACTCTAACCTATGATGATATTATAAAATAGTATTTGTATGTTTAAGTGTTTATGTGACTCAAGTATACATTGTCCTTTTTCTATGATTTGACAAATTCAATTCCTTCAGGTTTTACAAACCCTACCAAATAACCTGAAATTCGATTATATTTTATGATATATAGTTATATTAGATGGTGCCTAGTTGGATTCTTGGCCTAATTGTTAGACCCATTGGCCTTCCAAATGCAATAAAGTAAATTTTATTTGGGCTGGTTGTCACACTCAAATCCTCAACTGACATGGTGCTTGTGAGTGTTTATTGAAAAGGTATTTTGACTTACAGTTTTACAGATATGtgtacagacacaaataaatAGAAAGAAATTACAAATGTCAAACAACTCATAATGTCATACTTTATTTGATTTGTAAACCAGTATGTGACATTACAATCTGGATCATATTTAAAGTGCCAAAAGTACACAATGCATGCCAATTTGTGGAGTTGTCCGTTAAGTAAAAATATGTAGAAAATTATAGTAATATTTGttcataaatattaaagtgTAAATTAGTAGTGATAAGACAAATGCAAGACAAATTATTAAATTCTTTACGATTCAATATACAACCTAAACTTGTCAAAAAGTAATAAAGGTATCCTCTGCAATATGCGTCTTGATGTTCATCAATTCAAAGTTCAACTGTACAATTAGCTGTACAGCCAGCTGAATAACAGTGAATAATCTCTTTGCCCTCAAAGAATGCTGGAATTGAACTCAGGTTCTGTTGACAAAACTGTCAGCACCTGGTTTTGGTTCCGTCACCGTCGCACTATGCCTTCTCTGGGAGGGGATGGCAGGGAGGACCTGAACAGTTCTCAGAGGCTCTCCGTTCAGCATAGGTAGGAAATAGCACAGCGACTGGCTTTGTGGCTTACTTAACCTCTGTGACTTGGATGTGACGGGTGGGGGAAGTCCCCCAAAGCTCTGCTCCATGGACTGTAGTGGCAGGGACTTAGACTTCTTTACGCCTTTGGAGACTTCGTCCGTTGGTAAAGAAACTGTAAGCATGTGGGAGCAATTGTATGAGTGTAGCCGTAACGCTGCACCCACATTACAGGTGTGAGGGGACCAGCATGACTCCCTACAGTATTTCTGGTAGATACACTGGGACATCATTTGACATTGGAACTGAGAGTGTTTTACTAATAACCAACACAAAACTCTGTGAGGCCACCATTTATCCCCCCGCTTGAGGTGTCTTTATTACAGTGTGAATATCTGTCATCGGATGTATTGAGCGGATTAGGTGTGCTTGTCACTTTAAGTGACCATAACCCAGTAACCTGTGGTCACTGACATGTAAACACAGACCCGGGTTACATAGACCTGTTTACATCTAATTTGACACCCATGTTAGCTgatctttttatatttttgtattgtatttgtatggTACTATTCATGGACTTGAGTCTGAAATAAAGttttcatatcatatcatatcatatcatatgaTCCTTGTTTGATTTGCCATGTAAACACTGTACAATTTTAAAATACCTTTAAGCTATAGCTTCATTGACCTCCGGGCAGCAGTACCTTTTTATCACTGGACACAGCAGTGACCTCTTGAGGTACAAAGTGGTATTACTAGACTATTAgctgggctagggttagggttagggtaagggtcagggttagggttaactattttatttttttaatgttttaagcTAATTATCATACAGGTTACACCTTTAAGTAAATATTTCAAGACCGCAAAAATACTTACAACGAAGAGAACATTGGTCACGGATTGATGCCAAGCAGTTCCGAGTCTCTCTCATCTTCAGCCTGTCATTGGGCAGCAGTTGCGAATTTAGGACTGTAAAGGAAATCGTGAAATATTACAAGAAATCTACTGAAAAACACTGTACGTAAAAGTATTAATTTACTAAATTGTTGATTGCATTTATAATTTGCATCACATAAATAAGATTCCAAATTAAACATCATATAGATAGCAAGCATCATACCGTGTTCATCCTTCTGTATATATGGGACTAGGTTGGAGTAGAGGACATCCACATTGCTGGACATCTCATGTTTGTCCAACAGACTCCTCGTCCTTTGGGATATCCAGGATTTAGTGGCTAAAAACGTCTGGCGGGATTCCATTTTAGAGACACCGCTTTCTCTAGTCCGGGCCTCAAGATGACTGTCCGACAAGTTATGCTCACTTTTGCTCTTCTGAGACGGATGAGCAAGTGGGTGCAGAGGGGACACTGTTTGATCGTTTTGCTGCACAGAATTATGGGATCCCAACAACCAGGAATTGCCAAGACTAATCGGGGGAAGACATTGCATCCTTACAGAGAGTGATTTAAAGTCCTCCACATAGTTATCCAGTTCCTGGGGTTTCTGCACTCTGATCAACTGGACCTTAGTCTTTaagtcctcctctcccttttccTTGGCGGAAGTGGTGCTGGTTGAAGTGGCCTCCATGATGCTGTCAAACGTGGTGATGATGTCGTCCACTTCCGACGTATCTTCTGCTGGCAGTTCGTCCCCACAACTCAGCTCTTGCTTCCCCACCTTGTTGTTCTCCTTCTTCCTTTTACAGGAGAAGATTTGGTTGAACATGTGGAATTTTCCGTCTTTCTTCTGGGCCGTGTCACACACGCCCTGTGACTTGTGCTGCCGCGGAGAATCCAATCTATGGAAAACACATTTGCATGTAGATATCAATACTTGGATTCAATTAGATTTTTCTAATGGTGCATGTAGCCCTTGAAGTACCATACTGCTCGTTCATTCAGGAATCATTATGTGAGCCCTTTCTGGCATACAGTTTATGCTTAGAAATAAACCGCTTACATTACACATTTTAAGTAGTGTAGTGCATTAGTAGCTATAATTGGAGTGTAACCTCTTAAAAGTACAATAGCCATCCCTCTGCTGTGATTGAAATATAATGCGAGATTATCTGTTCTGGTTAGCCGCACGCCGCCTGTATAAGACCATTTCCCTGCTAATTTCAAACAATTAAGAATCTCTTCCCTGACTTCCTTCCaataaaatctctctctcttctcttttctgctctctctctctcataacaACAACACCACTTTTAACACAATTGCCACTAAAATACATTCTTTCTTCATGCAAATGAGAGGTTCCACGTCAATTGAGCTAATATAAAGACTAACCTATTGACACCTGAGAGGAGTTTGATGCAGGCTGTATGACCGCAGTACATTGCATATGTCAGTGGCGTGTTTTCATTGATGTCCCTGGGGGCAGGCGCCGCTCCGAGCTGAAGTAACGCCTGGACACAGTCCTCCTTCCCGGCTGCTGAGGCCCAATGAAGCGGAGTCCTGTTGCGGAGAACGGCGGACAATTGTGAATTCAATGCACGAACAAGATAGTTCACTTTGTTTGATCACACGTCCCGTCTCTCAAgtttcctttaaaaaaaagaaaaaaggttcaCCTTTCATCCACATCCAGGGCTTGCAGGTTTGTCTCGCTGAAGAGCGCCAGTTCCACGATGATGTCACTGTAACCGGCCGCAGCAGCGATATGGACGCAGGTCTTCCCGTTCTCGTCGTCGTAGTTGATGACAGAGGAGCCAAG
It encodes:
- the ankrd55 gene encoding ankyrin repeat domain-containing protein 55, producing MEFSASSVFDPHKDAVEEVDINVVFQAAANGDVNTLTTIIREDPSILECCDGEGSTPLMHAVSGRQVDTVKLLLKMGASINTQDACGRTSLSLATYLGWLEGCVCLLRNGAKQNIPDKNGRLPIHAATAENDVKLMAVLLQQSMVSEINHQDNEGMTALHWASFHNRPAHVQALLQKGADPTLVDKDFKTALHWAVQSGSRYMCSLILAHPLGSSVINYDDENGKTCVHIAAAAGYSDIIVELALFSETNLQALDVDERTPLHWASAAGKEDCVQALLQLGAAPAPRDINENTPLTYAMYCGHTACIKLLSGVNRLDSPRQHKSQGVCDTAQKKDGKFHMFNQIFSCKRKKENNKVGKQELSCGDELPAEDTSEVDDIITTFDSIMEATSTSTTSAKEKGEEDLKTKVQLIRVQKPQELDNYVEDFKSLSVRMQCLPPISLGNSWLLGSHNSVQQNDQTVSPLHPLAHPSQKSKSEHNLSDSHLEARTRESGVSKMESRQTFLATKSWISQRTRSLLDKHEMSSNVDVLYSNLVPYIQKDEHVLNSQLLPNDRLKMRETRNCLASIRDQCSLRFSLPTDEVSKGVKKSKSLPLQSMEQSFGGLPPPVTSKSQRLSKPQSQSLCYFLPMLNGEPLRTVQVLPAIPSQRRHSATVTEPKPGADSFVNRT
- the macir gene encoding macrophage immunometabolism regulator, with the translated sequence MDIGGVSRKPVPILSAEEAIATFNPDVDRPRCSSTPCSPIKSTLGGYQIVHMDSNFLVGFTTGEELLKMAQHWSSSAPDQSSLPGVSPSFVSTTGPKANDLGIHRGSHILKAKSRSYQPYGVPAANGRSRRRMPSSGDTLLRSLTQGESRRGLHGPLPLCLIKGNRAQAKSLDYLNLDKMSIKESTDTEVLQFQLQHLTLRGECLFSRNQT